GGGTTTTACGAAGTACTTATTAAAACCTGTAATCAGATTTTGTGCATCTTAGTTTTCAAAtaagatgtgaaaaaagtttaaaatgtcaAGGTGAATTTAAAGTAGCACCTCAACAACCAATAAAAAGTACTGATTTAACTGTAGACTGTGGTTAATCATTAAAATGGCAAAGACTCTTCTCTGCACACAGCTGGTTGCTTGTTATGTAATTCATCCAGATTCTTATATTCTACTTCACTAAAACAACACACTCTTAAAACCATCTTTCTCCAACTGCCTTGAATGTGAGTGAAAGAAAAGGCCTGGTgcaatgatttaaaacaaacaaacaaacaaacaaaaaaccccaacaacaacaaaggttCAGACTCAGACTCACATTGTATTTCTGGAAGTATCCCAGGTACCTGATCACACCGACCCACACCATTAACGTAGATGTTCCCAGGAAGATACTGCACACGTCATAACTGGTCAGGCtctacaggagagagagagaaaataacagaGGACTGAGGTGGCAGGTTGCTATTTGTCTGGTGCGCTGTCTTACTGGGAAATCAGTAAAAACCCTGTAGGATTTAAATGAACACAGTCAGGGAAAGATTACAAGTTCACTTTgagtatgatttttttctaatagGCTTGCTATTTGTGGTGAACTGTGACATGACCTGTTTGGATTATTTTATTAGGGCTTGAAGTACAATGTGCAACTGCAACAGAGCAACATCCTGTCACTCATTaactaatgttttaaatgtctcaCCTTGAGATTTTTGAgttgtaatgaaaataaccttGGTGAGCACATTAAAGGGGCTAATTCTAGATTGAAAGTTCCCTCTACTGGTGCAGATAAATCCACTAAATTTACCCCGTTAAATATGAAATTTTTCTTAATAGGGCCAACTACACCTCTATCACCAGATTTCAGGAAGAAACACTTTTTTCCTTGTATCCTCACATGATGCCAATCAGAAACTTTATTTCCTTGAGCAGGTTTGCTTCCACTTCACCAGTTAAGTACTTTGCCATAAATGACCATTTAtctaaaaaaagtgtttttttctaaatcccAGTCATGAGCGATCCACAACGGCAAGCTAAAAGCTTTCCTCTTAAACAAAAAGGCTCAGTTGGGGGGATTGTTATATAAAGGGAAGAGTTTATTTCTATCTCTGTCAAGCATAGGGTCAACACTCAACATTGTGGCTATAAAAaggacagacaggtagacaggttAAAATAAACAGGTCTTTGCAGTGTCTACGTTGAGTCCTTTCACTCCAAAGTCCACCAGACAATGAGGGGATAATTTAACAGCTTATCCCAGAGTTTTATTTCTCAATTGCATAACAAATAACAggctgtaaaattaaatgtgacGCTGACTGCTTGAAACTTTGACtttaattaatttacttttttgccCGATCGAATGATAACCCCTGCCTGTCTTCTACCCATTTGTCAATGatcatttaatttaactgaactttaagaaaaagaaagagaaaaaaagtataCAAATGACGTTTACTTCTCCTTtctattacatttatttgatataaGCCATGCTGTAATATGGGCCAGTTTTGGACAGACggttacctttggacagaagaTAACAGTTATCTCTACAGACGAAAGTACATGATTCATATTTACCTTTGCTTGTATTTCCATCTTCAGTATGGATCCAATTATGGCCAAGATGTCGCTGGCAATGACCAGCACATACCAGCCGTTCAGAAACTCCCTCTGATCGTCCTCACACACTTTGCGATTGTAGTTCTCATGGAAGAATCGGGAGAatctctgaaaattaaaaagatggaaattCAGTCtcttaatgaaaaagaaacatcattTTACCAGTAACAAAAATGCCTTCATTTTAGACCAAACACAAGAAGAACTGATCCATATCTATGTGCACTATGGCTGGTGTACCAGATGCTGTAATAATGGGAATTTGAATGAATTGTGCTAATTGACATTTGGCCTCAGAagaggaaagtgagaaagaCTGTGAAAGTTTTGAACAACCCAGAAGATAAGTAAAGAAATACAAACCAAAGAGTAGAACCAAGAGAGACtgacaaataaaggaaaatttCCTGCATGATACTGTACAGTGTGAGCGCAGGCTGGACTGCTGACCTGGAGTAACCTGACAGCCAGCACGATGGAGCGGGTGCACAGCACGGCTGACGTGAGGCAGACAAGAATGATGAAGCCATCGAACATCAGGAGATAGTGTGTGTTCTTCTGAGCTGAAACAGACAATGTGCGGCTTATCTCTCACAAAACTCCCTCGAGTCCATAACTGATAACGACAAGTTTGAGAGAAAACACCTCACTAACAGTCAACAGTATGAGGCCACGAAAACTGGAGTGAAAAGGCATGTAGTcttcttatttgttttcaccttttcaaatgctgctgttgttgaaatgcaaacatgcagtacataaaaataaattacagataaTCACTTAGAAGTATGACCAACCCCATATAACTGTGACAGTTTTCAATATCAAAtgacatgatacacatataCTACACTGCTAATTCAACCTCTTTCCCCTCATGTAGGTGCTCAGATCAACgaaaaaaatattcctttgaaCCTTGAAACTTTATATTAAACACTAATgtgtaaatattacaaaaaagcatttaaatgcCAACCTTGTTCTGTGTACtagaatagtgaaaaaaaaaaaaggtacgaATAGAACTTAATctggttctttttttgttatgtttaaatttatgtcttatttttaatgatttgccGTTACACTTCTCCGTTTAGTTAGATAACTCCACCTTACCCGTCCCAGATATCTTCCAGCCTCTGCATGCGCTGCTGTGAGCGTCTATGTCCAGGAATATTTTCACCATTCCACTGTGACACTGGTTGTCAAATGTTATCTAGGGACAAGGCCAAAGGAAAGAAGATTAGTAAAACAATGTAGCtgaatcaaaatataaaaaaaaaaatatatatatctatatatctatatatatatctatatctatatatatatctatatctatatatatatctatatatatatatatatatatatatatatatatctatatatctatatctatatatatatatatatatatatatatatatatatatatatatatatatatatatatatatatatatatatatatatatatctatatatatatatatatatatatatatatatatatatatatatatatatatatatatatatatatatatatatatatatatatatatttatatatatgttttctttatactcaatttttttcagtctttaaaatTGATGTGTACAATCAAAATGTTAAGAGTCTAAAAGTTTCTCGAAACTTTCCCCGCTGCATCTCTCAGTGATGGAAAGCATCAAAGTGTTTCACCTGCTCAAGTTTAATAACAGAAACCAGATTAACTGTACCGTGACATAGAACAAGTAGCAGTCAGGTAACTCCCGTGAACGCACTGTCTGTAGGTTGATTCCCTTCACCTGGAAGGTTAATTTGATGTCGACGAGCCTGAAGAAGAAGCGGAAGAGGTTGTTTAAAAAGGTTATTGTATCGTACATTAGGAGAAGAAATGATGGTATGTTAGCAGCAGCCCGCGCTGCATTGATGGCACTGTATACCTGTAAAAGTCCAGATCAAAAAAGGATGAATTATGGGTTTTCCACAGGTTTGCAGTCTTTGGATGGTGTGACATACAAACTGAGAAAGAGATGAACAGGGTGAGAAAACAACTACAATACTGTCAATGAAAGCTTACGTGTCAATTGTTCCGAAGTCCCttgattttacagttttagtaaacataatatacattttaatataatgcTGTGATTTTCAATAGGTATAATGCTTCTCTACTTGTGGCATACAGTTAGTTATAAATAcattctggggaaaaaaaaataaaataaattaaaaaaaaaaatcaatgaatatcaatgaaacaataagaaaaaaacagaagcatgtGATAATTTCAGACTAAATGTGAATGCTCCCTCTCACCTGTCTCCAGCTGGGCGTCGATGTCGTAGGACTCGTCTGAGGGCTCCACGCTGCCTCTCTTGTAGTACGCTTTGCAGATGATGAGAGGCCACGGCTTGCCATCTTCATCATCAGCGTAACTGATAGGAGCGGTAGTGAGTCGGCCCAGCTGGCTGTACTGTAAACATCACAGGCCTTGGGGTAAAACACACTGTCCCAGGGTGATTTAagtaactgaaaaaacaaagcagctccCTTGCCAGCCTGTTGCCCAGGATTTCGAGATGAATGTGGAATAgtttaaaaatggttttgatCCTTTTCAGGATACGGCATTTACATGGAGTATGAGAAGAGTGCTTATTCAAATAAGTGTTTACATGATCATAACAGTGTGCAGGTTTGTGATCGTCTGCATGCAGGTTTAGTCCCAAGGGATAAGGGCTTATCCATGTTTCTGAGACAATAAGATGTTTACATGCATTACACATAACCAGGATACTACAAAAACCTGATCATAACCAGGATACTAGTGCGTGTGTATATGCACTCCATGatattaaagagaaaaaaaaaaatacatttaaaaaaaataaaatcaccgTTAGCTAAGTAACAATATAATACAGACCTACAGCaattctaaaaaatatatacaaataaaaaaagcctttatttcCCTATTTTAAAATCGAAATCTtgtgaattttacatttttgaacatgctggattttcatttctttatggCCTTACAGTAGCAAAATATGTAACTACCCAATTAACTTAAGAAAAGGGTAAATCTCAATTCAACAGTCAAACCTACAACACTTCAGTTCAAACTAACCCTTAGGTTATGTTCATGGTTCATGTTAACATCCAAGTCGTAATTAGGACTAGAGAAGTCGGATGCCTCACGCCAGCGAGAGTCCGTCGTTCAAGGCAATCAAACTCAAATCTAATACACTGTCATACGTTGTCAATGCAGAGCATGTTTAACCATCACTCGACCCACTATGAAAATCGGACAGCCGCGTTGACCTGTGCAATGACGTGAACGCTCGCGCGTCGTCAACACAGGAATCTTCTGCCATCCATCCCACGGGACACGAGGGGCTACATTACAACCACTGCTTTTCATTCTTCTGACagcgggagaaaaaaaaacaacaaagcaacaagTGTTACGTGTGTAAGGTGAGGAAGCCGAACTTGCCTGATCCAGGACATAAAACAGGCTGTCGTAGACACCATGTTGGGTGTAGACAGCAACACTGTAGTCGTCCTCATCCACCCCACTGTAGTCCTTCAGGAAAAGTCTTTTGAGAGCCATGGTGTTCTCCTCCTTGTAGGACACCACCAGCTGGTTGTTGAGGCCGAACAGGACGAGCTAcgaagaaaacaaacaatggggaaaaaagggaacatttatattttatttaaattcttaCAGTAATAATCAAGGTTGGAGGTAATTTAGCACATTTAGTCCGGTTTCGGGAATTAGTATTTGTACCTCTTGGAATATCTTTTAAATCTAAACCAGtaacatttttcagaatatTCCTCTAAAACCGGAAATAGTTTCATATCTGGCTTTATAGTTTTACACAGTGCTTGGTGATTAGCGATGGTTGGTCCtttttaaaagtcagtttttgCACAGTTCACTAGTGTCAGATGAATTATGAATCCCATTATCTGAcattatgttgtgtgtgttttatattaagCAATTTCCAATTTCTCATCTTACAACACTGATTTGGACTTTGTcttgtcaacattttaaaagctcacATACAACAATGGACGTTCTAGCTGGTAAACTTTAGTTACTCGTAGTTAAGAGCTTTTAAACTACACATTTTACttcaagtaaaatataaaatgaagaaattgttCTTGTGAGTAGTTCTTCTGTTTTGCAGTACTTTTTCCAGtagtgaaacaacaaaatgattttCTGGTGCAGCgaaggaaaaaataacttaaaaattCCTATTTTGTCAGCATTACAAGCAGCCAGCAGCAAGAGGCGCCAAGTTCAGATGTTTTGGTGGAGTTCACATATTTCATCATcttatatttggaaaaaaacacaacaacaacaaaaaaaaaaaaaacacagagacacacaggacCCTGTCAGTCTCCCCATGTGAAACTTGTTGACTTATCGTGAAAGTATGTCAACACAAATATCAGCACTAATTCATATGCATTTCTGCACTTGGCTGCGAGCTTTGGACAGATTACAGTTCCAGGAAGCGTTTTCTGGGCGGTTCTGCTCTCGTGCTCTGTGCTTATCTACATCAACCTCGCTGCACATACTTGTGTGGTGATCATGACGATCTTCAGGATCTGCACTCCCAGCTTCCAGGGTATGTGTCGTCGGGCCCTGTACTTCTCACACGGGCTCATGAAGTAGAACCTCAGGTCATCTCTCAGGTTCTCCTCTTTGACAACATCTTGTGTCAtgacagagctgaaacaaaaatgGGCAAAGTCATGCAGGAGCTGGGAGACTAATGAAAAAACCACAACCTGTGTCTGGCCTGGTGTTGTGGACtcctgagatttaaaaaaaaaaaaaaaaaaaggacatttagaTTTGTGATATGATTATTTAGCTCATTTTTACTGCAAGGAAGTCAGAAAACAGAGCtcgaggagaaaaaaaaaaaaaaaaaaacagaagtgaaagtGTGAGAAAGCACTTATTTCATGATCTGATGATTTACTTGAGCAATAGTTGTGCTTTTCAGTGCAGTGCACCAGATTGGTCATTTCTCACGGGGAGAACTCCCTATGCTGAGGACACTGTCTGCATTCATGGAGCTGCCTGGGTTTAAGTCCAAGGTTAGCTCCATGAGTGCACTTTCAATATTTTCCCGACAGTGCGTCGCCCACAGACTCTCCTAGACACACTACTAATCTCTAAGACTCCATTTTACCTTAAGGTTTTTCCGTTAACCTGTCCGTCCCCGTCCGGCACTTGGGTTAAATAATGAACGACTCCcgctgctgttgttttaatgtgAGACAACAATCTTTAGGTTGtggaaaattgatttttttttttaggttcatTTTTTTCGTCTGGATATCCGGTGTTTCAGCGGCCGACGCATTTTTACATCCAGTTAATTATATTTCAGAAACATCATTTTTTCAAAGTAGTTAACACACATGTCGAAATTCGGCCCCAAGCTTGTTCTGAAACTccaatcattaaaaaacaaaacacttaccTTATCGAATTGCTCCTATCCAGATATCGACCAAGTAATTCCATGATTGATCATCCACGTGGACGCACCAGTTACTCGAGTGCGGTTATTAACcggttgagagagagagggagacgcTGCCCGCAGGCAAGACTCCCTTCAGCTGGGCTCTCTGCCTGACCGCGCAACCGCGACTCAGCCAATCGGGAAGTGAGTTTCAAGAGGCGCACAGGTGCCCAATCCACGGCCCGAGGCCCCTCCTGGGGTCACTGAGAGGCCTGAAGGGGCTCCAGgtcacaaaaaatattaaaaggcaTTGCGTCAGAGAACCACTATACAGTGGGTGGAAGAAAATAGTGCCTCTatgactttattattattattattatttagctttttaatattgatttatttattttaatgtctaTAAACGTTAATGTtgtaaagattattttcataaatacaatgagcttaaaaacaaatgaatactCGACTCAGCCTGCAACATAAGTGCTCGCTTACAGCTGTGGAAAGTAAATGCCCCCAAATACAAGGAAATGACCTCAGTGTCCCTCAGTAGTACCTACAGCCCTGTCCACATGTCCAGCACCAACCGAAGGCACAGTTTGAAAACCGAAACATACTTAATTCTTATTTATGAAGGG
This genomic interval from Xiphias gladius isolate SHS-SW01 ecotype Sanya breed wild chromosome 6, ASM1685928v1, whole genome shotgun sequence contains the following:
- the mcoln2 gene encoding mucolipin-2, which encodes MELLGRYLDRSNSISSVMTQDVVKEENLRDDLRFYFMSPCEKYRARRHIPWKLGVQILKIVMITTQLVLFGLNNQLVVSYKEENTMALKRLFLKDYSGVDEDDYSVAVYTQHGVYDSLFYVLDQYSQLGRLTTAPISYADDEDGKPWPLIICKAYYKRGSVEPSDESYDIDAQLETVCMSHHPKTANLWKTHNSSFFDLDFYRLVDIKLTFQVKGINLQTVRSRELPDCYLFYVTITFDNQCHSGMVKIFLDIDAHSSACRGWKISGTAQKNTHYLLMFDGFIILVCLTSAVLCTRSIVLAVRLLQRFSRFFHENYNRKVCEDDQREFLNGWYVLVIASDILAIIGSILKMEIQAKSLTSYDVCSIFLGTSTLMVWVGVIRYLGYFQKYNVLILTMKAAFPKVLRFCCCAGMIYLGYTFCGWIVLGPYHEKFEGLSRVAECLFSLLNGDDMFTTFAQLKDKNMLVWFFSRAYLYSFISLFIYMVLSLFIALITDAYETIKNYQRDGFPLTDLQKFLREHKDFPVLEESSQTDVHVRHSVLCCCQRVPENDDVILIS